In one window of Pseudochaenichthys georgianus unplaced genomic scaffold, fPseGeo1.2 scaffold_1035_arrow_ctg1, whole genome shotgun sequence DNA:
- the LOC117440558 gene encoding solute carrier family 12 member 9-like produces MMFLINAIYASASIAFMLLLLLLIHYLSPTSSWGYISQALIFHQVRKYLLMLDVRKDHVKFWRPQVLLMVSNPRSSVGLIKFINDIKKSGLYVLGHVQLGDLDTLPSDPLQSQYDSWLSLVDHLNIKSFVNLTLADSVRHGVQHLLFISGLGGMRPNTLVLGFYDNSLPKDTLIDPSLSICSTSDPSGSLQDLDHDQEPPLFHFSSVRGSVDRQDGGEIGDGKVLGPQEYVAIIADAMKMLKNVVLARNFNDFDRSVVLSPSSPVYVDVWPVNLFRPDSSSYVDTCSFFLLQLACILNMVRSWRKARLRLFLCVEEGRSVRGSEEKLGQLLKELRIKAQVFSVPWDQQVALHWQRQGERKQQSDTNSEDKEKIEEEEEEEEDDYVNSFPSNATRLSDDYLSAVNKLILDPARPPPAVRFLYLPRPPADTRRYTTYLHQLELLTQDLGPTLLIHGVTPVITTDL; encoded by the exons ATGATGTTTCTCATCAACGCCATCTACGCCTCGGCGAGCATCGCCTTCATGCTGCTGCTCCTGCTGCTCATCCACTACCTGAGCCCCACCTCCAGCTGGGGCTACATCAGCCAGGCCCTCATCTTCCACCAG gtGCGTAAGTACCTGCTGATGCTGGACGTGAGGAAGGACCACGTGAAGTTCTGGCGGCCTCAGGTCCTGCTGATGGTCTCCAACCCTCGCAGCAGCGTGGGATTGATCAAGTTCATCAACGACATCAAGAAGAGCGGCCTCTACGTGCTCGGACACGTGCAGCTCGGAGACCTCG ACACTCTCCCCTCCGACCCTCTGCAGTCGCAGTACGACTCCTGGCTCTCTCTGGTGGATCATCTGAACATCAAGTCTTTTGTCAACCTGACTTTGGCCGACTCTGTGCGTCACGGCGTCCAACATCTGCTCTTCATCTCAGGACTAG GCGGGATGCGTCCCAACACTCTCGTCCTGGGTTTCTACGACAACTCTCTCCCAAAGGACACTCTCATCGACCCTTCTCTCTCCATCTGTTCGACCTCTGACCCCTCGGGATCTTTACAGGACTTAGATCATGACCAGGAGCCGCCTCTCTTCCACTTCTCCTCCGTTCGGGGGTCCGTTGACCGACAAGACGGCGGGGAAATCGGCGACGGGAAGGTTCTCGGCCCTCAGGAGTACGTCGCGATCATAGCAGACGCCATGAAGATGCTCAAAAACGTCGTGTTGGCTCGAAACTTCAACGATTTCGACCGCTCCGTGGTCCTCTCCCCTTCCTCTCCGGTGTATGTGGACGTGTGGCCGGTGAATCTCTTTCGCCCCGACAGCTCTAGCTACGTCGACACATGCTCTTTTTTCCTGCTTCAGCTCGCCTGCATCCTCAACATGGTGCGGTCGTGGAGAAAAGCTCGTCTTCGTCTCTTTTTGTGCGTGGAGGAGGGTCGCAGCGTCCGGGGATCGGAGGAGAAACTGGGTCAGCTCCTCAAAGAGCTGCGGATCAAAGCTCAG GTGTTCTCCGTGCCCTGGGACCAGCAGGTGGCGCTACACTGGCAGCGGCAAGGCGAGAGGAAACAGCAAAGTGACACAAACAGCGAAGACAAAGAGAAgatcgaggaggaggaggaagaggaggaagatgatTACGTTAACAGCTTCCCGAGTAACGCCACACGCCTCTCAGACGACTACCTCTCCGCCGTTAATAAGCTGATCTTAGACCCGGCGAGACCCCCCCCTGCTGTGCGCTTCCTGTACCTGCCCAGACCCCCTGCTGACACGCGGCGCTACACCACCTACCTGCACCAGCTGGAGCTGCTCACTCAGGACCTGGGCCCCACGCTGCTCATCCACGGAGTCACACCCGTCATCACCACCGACCTTTAA